A genome region from Leptospiraceae bacterium includes the following:
- a CDS encoding nucleotidyltransferase domain-containing protein, protein MEEMQITLIKKTIKEFFPDSEIMLFGSRARKESNAKSDYDILIKISETLSIREKVTLSEKIRKVLAQSKIDSDIIIKTEAELQKQSKLHGHLIRSIMNELIPV, encoded by the coding sequence ATGGAAGAAATGCAAATCACTTTAATCAAGAAAACAATCAAAGAATTTTTTCCTGATTCGGAAATTATGCTTTTTGGTTCTCGTGCTCGCAAAGAAAGCAACGCAAAAAGTGATTATGATATATTAATCAAAATATCCGAAACACTATCCATTCGTGAAAAAGTAACTCTATCCGAAAAAATTAGAAAAGTATTAGCTCAGTCAAAAATTGATTCTGACATCATTATAAAAACCGAAGCCGAACTTCAAAAACAAAGTAAATTACATGGTCATTTAATTCGCAGTATTATGAATGAGTTAATTCCTGTATGA
- a CDS encoding LytTR family transcriptional regulator DNA-binding domain-containing protein translates to MCKTDEEIKLLPFSEIIYLKGEGKKTIIYSKKHLPITLKKNLNAVSQNLPENFYRIHKSYITRIEYIESVQLKPLSVAVLKNKENIPISKRIKNFLAFTYATK, encoded by the coding sequence ATTTGTAAGACTGACGAAGAAATTAAACTATTACCTTTCTCAGAGATAATCTACCTAAAAGGAGAAGGAAAGAAAACAATCATCTATTCGAAGAAACATCTTCCCATTACTCTAAAGAAAAACTTAAACGCAGTCAGTCAAAATCTTCCTGAAAATTTCTATCGAATCCACAAATCCTATATCACTAGAATCGAGTATATTGAATCCGTTCAGTTAAAACCTCTTAGCGTAGCAGTCTTAAAGAACAAAGAGAATATTCCTATTTCCAAGCGAATCAAAAATTTTCTAGCATTTACCTATGCTACCAAATAA
- a CDS encoding ParA family protein, producing MSKKKESWATKFAEFPDSENEKTFEVLLSEMVELVFGYSYKNGEIKYQENYTDIHCRRNTKLHGLVIEAKGPKANAWPIIQDSQYEIPNIQLSEYMLQEFTDGVGNAYYPKYGMLVNKRNLILYENRFGKLIKIFDYTEKNNKSILIDTDKKLQTIKKNLTRNQEKRDSLIVTVFNNKGGVGKSTISYGLSKSISEMFAKRVFAVDLDPLQADLSRLFKINNKEKIVDVLKLLDFKKSNIEQKLEEIRKDKKFLLHSNNNIHVALSNPEEKENKQKSFYDAHKEITWAGKTKLKEVAGKLRPFLKTGIPVEGYDITILDAPAGWWFYSILAVLVSDIILIPISAKSKSSWKNASRFLSYYLPNLLEEFELQPSGRLMPGPFIVNLLEENSSKQSHSATIDEMYDFIREELKPVKGNKDSLLDYLFPNTKNKGGYPNFDDSEKTPTLSDSKSITTFDLQKKENFKDLPDKSKREFYNLTKALFPLIDKVID from the coding sequence ATGAGTAAGAAAAAAGAAAGTTGGGCTACTAAATTTGCTGAGTTTCCCGATTCAGAGAATGAAAAAACATTTGAAGTATTACTTTCCGAAATGGTGGAATTGGTTTTCGGTTATTCGTACAAAAACGGGGAAATAAAATATCAAGAAAACTATACAGATATACATTGTAGACGAAATACAAAACTTCATGGTCTAGTAATTGAGGCGAAAGGTCCAAAAGCAAATGCTTGGCCTATTATCCAAGATTCTCAATACGAAATTCCAAATATACAATTAAGTGAATATATGTTGCAGGAGTTTACAGATGGCGTGGGTAATGCTTATTATCCAAAATATGGAATGTTGGTAAACAAAAGAAATCTTATACTCTATGAAAACAGATTTGGAAAGTTGATAAAAATTTTTGATTATACTGAAAAGAACAATAAATCTATTCTAATAGACACTGATAAAAAGTTACAAACAATAAAAAAAAATCTAACACGCAATCAGGAAAAAAGAGATTCGTTAATCGTGACCGTTTTTAATAATAAAGGCGGTGTAGGCAAAAGCACAATTTCTTATGGCTTGTCAAAATCGATATCAGAAATGTTTGCTAAGCGTGTATTTGCAGTTGACTTAGACCCATTACAAGCAGACCTTTCTCGACTCTTCAAAATTAATAACAAAGAAAAAATTGTAGATGTTTTGAAACTTTTGGATTTTAAAAAATCAAACATTGAGCAAAAATTGGAAGAGATCAGGAAAGATAAAAAATTTCTACTACATTCGAATAACAATATACATGTAGCTCTCTCTAATCCAGAAGAAAAAGAAAATAAGCAAAAATCTTTTTACGATGCTCATAAAGAAATTACTTGGGCAGGAAAAACAAAATTAAAAGAGGTTGCAGGAAAGCTTCGTCCATTTCTAAAAACAGGAATTCCTGTAGAAGGGTATGATATTACAATTCTAGATGCTCCTGCTGGTTGGTGGTTCTATTCAATATTAGCAGTTCTTGTTTCTGACATTATTTTAATTCCTATATCTGCAAAGAGTAAATCTTCATGGAAGAATGCTTCGCGTTTTCTTTCCTATTATCTACCGAACCTATTAGAAGAGTTTGAACTGCAGCCAAGCGGAAGATTGATGCCAGGTCCATTTATCGTAAATCTATTGGAAGAAAATTCATCAAAACAATCACACTCTGCAACGATAGATGAAATGTATGATTTTATTAGAGAAGAATTAAAACCCGTAAAGGGAAATAAAGATTCTTTATTAGACTATTTGTTCCCGAATACCAAAAATAAAGGTGGATATCCAAACTTTGATGATTCGGAAAAAACACCGACTCTATCTGATAGCAAGTCTATTACAACCTTTGATTTACAAAAGAAAGAAAATTTTAAGGATTTACCGGATAAGAGTAAAAGAGAGTTTTATAATTTGACAAAGGCTTTATTTCCATTGATAGATAAAGTTATTGATTAA
- a CDS encoding ankyrin repeat domain-containing protein produces MGTNVDINPRLFEKASGSDLNSVMYLIGEGADVNAKNQNNLTPLHCASYLPIIKYLIDEGANVNAVDEKGRTPLYSACGFGRFNVFKYLVKKGANIHVRDNSGNTLLHVLINTEYFDIMKYLIEYGVDLNSKNKEGNTPLHIAACPYPRVEDLKTVKLLIENGANVNAKNIIGETPLHNASLLDQFKIMKYLIEKGADVKAPDINGITPLQIAAENGCLEKVNSWIASKLKQEKSGQGSLPT; encoded by the coding sequence ATGGGAACAAATGTAGATATAAATCCTCGGTTATTTGAAAAAGCATCAGGCAGTGATCTAAATAGTGTAATGTATTTAATTGGAGAAGGAGCTGATGTAAACGCAAAGAATCAGAATAATCTAACTCCTTTACACTGCGCATCTTATTTGCCAATAATAAAGTATTTGATTGATGAAGGAGCTAATGTAAATGCAGTAGATGAAAAAGGCAGGACTCCGCTATATTCTGCCTGCGGCTTTGGTCGTTTTAATGTTTTCAAATATTTGGTTAAGAAAGGAGCTAATATTCATGTAAGGGATAATAGCGGGAATACTCTTTTGCATGTTTTAATTAATACTGAATATTTCGATATTATGAAGTATTTGATTGAATATGGAGTTGATTTGAACTCCAAAAATAAGGAAGGGAATACTCCATTACATATTGCAGCTTGCCCTTATCCTCGAGTTGAAGATTTGAAAACTGTAAAGCTTTTGATTGAAAATGGCGCTAATGTAAATGCCAAAAATATAATCGGAGAGACACCTCTACATAATGCATCTTTATTAGATCAATTTAAAATAATGAAATATCTTATAGAAAAAGGAGCCGATGTAAAGGCTCCAGATATAAATGGCATTACACCTTTGCAGATTGCAGCCGAAAACGGATGTTTAGAAAAAGTCAATAGTTGGATTGCAAGTAAGCTGAAACAGGAAAAAAGTGGACAAGGTTCATTACCCACATAA
- a CDS encoding DEAD/DEAH box helicase family protein codes for MLTKESIILSSKTFAEFKKNLAQLSAKEKGDAFELLTKLFLMIEPKYSTTLESVYLYSEIPSSVQQKLNLPLKDHGIDLLAVTHNGEYWSIQCKYREDENIVISHEELSTFGNLSFVICKEAFVFGLVCTTTSRYSKLYEYQNKIGFCTSEIWNHLDEHFFQKAHSLLMQSKIIVKDLKEPRKYQQRAIRNSIKHFVKEGNARGKMIMPCGTGKSLTSYWIAESLKANNILISVPSLVLLRQSLNLWLEESNSRNRKVNWLCVCSDDTIADNDSIIVNTQDLGIPISTDIQSISEWLIKTKTNENGINLLFTTYQSGKIVASSAKNTNYTFDLGIFDEAHKTVGTKDKLFSHLLFEDNVNISKRIFMTATERRYAGNSDEIVSMDDYEIYGDTFELLTFKEAIEEKPKILCDYSILTIAVLKSEIKELIQKNIYVNPQGDWDEEVESQILASVIALRKAMNKFSVKHAISFHGSILRAEKYKKYQELFNSNFSDIPILESFHVSGKMSTSYRDKIINEFKNSNLGLITNAKCLTEGVDIPDIDSILFADPRKSTIDIIQAVGRALRPSKEKENAFIIIPLIIDESNPNSIFESEDFKDVLMTLRALASNDERIIEYFRAISQKKRKTGKRSIFNLDIDITLWKQIDLGEFADSIELKCWSRLAKLSWMSFDEARKFIQSLRLTSNMSWRDYCNGKLTDKVPKPPDIPYKLEREYKDKGWISWGDVLGTGRVADNLRKFKSFEEALSFVRALNLKSQNEWKLYCTGKLEGYEKKPNDIPTRPYVTYKEEGWGSFGHWLGTGSIHGKLMGYLSFEDARKFVHSLQLKSQSEWFQYCRNQLKGKKPKPDTIPTKAYRTYKDKGWINWGDWLGTGTVSPSLMEYLPYDDAKIFVHSLKINSAKEWDAYCVGKTSHLPKKPSNIPANARAVYQNKGWIDWGDWLGTGRSRKKKL; via the coding sequence ATGCTAACTAAAGAATCAATCATACTAAGCTCGAAAACATTTGCGGAATTCAAAAAGAACCTAGCACAGCTTTCAGCGAAAGAAAAAGGCGATGCTTTTGAATTACTAACAAAACTATTCTTGATGATAGAACCAAAGTATTCAACAACATTAGAATCTGTTTATCTTTATTCCGAAATACCATCCTCTGTTCAACAAAAACTAAATCTTCCATTAAAGGATCACGGAATTGATTTACTTGCAGTAACGCATAATGGTGAATATTGGTCAATCCAATGCAAATATCGAGAAGATGAGAACATTGTCATAAGCCATGAAGAACTTTCCACGTTTGGGAATCTTAGTTTCGTAATTTGTAAGGAAGCGTTCGTATTTGGTTTAGTTTGTACGACGACAAGCAGATATTCTAAATTATATGAGTATCAAAATAAAATTGGGTTTTGTACTTCAGAAATCTGGAATCACTTAGATGAACATTTCTTTCAAAAAGCACATTCGCTCCTGATGCAATCAAAAATAATTGTAAAGGATTTAAAAGAACCAAGGAAATATCAACAAAGAGCAATAAGAAATTCTATAAAGCATTTTGTAAAGGAAGGCAATGCAAGAGGAAAAATGATAATGCCTTGTGGTACCGGGAAAAGTTTAACCTCTTATTGGATTGCTGAATCGTTAAAAGCAAACAATATTTTAATTTCAGTCCCTTCGTTAGTTTTACTTCGTCAGTCTTTAAATCTGTGGCTAGAAGAAAGCAATTCAAGAAACCGTAAAGTAAATTGGTTATGTGTTTGTAGTGATGATACGATTGCGGATAACGATTCGATCATTGTAAATACTCAAGATTTAGGAATACCGATTTCAACTGACATTCAATCAATCTCAGAATGGCTTATTAAAACTAAGACAAATGAAAATGGGATTAATCTTTTATTCACAACATATCAAAGTGGGAAGATTGTTGCTAGCTCTGCGAAGAATACGAATTATACTTTTGATTTAGGAATATTTGATGAAGCACATAAAACAGTCGGAACGAAAGATAAATTATTTTCGCATTTATTATTTGAGGATAATGTCAATATATCAAAAAGAATATTCATGACAGCTACAGAAAGAAGGTATGCTGGCAATAGTGATGAAATTGTCAGTATGGATGATTACGAAATTTATGGCGATACCTTTGAGCTATTAACCTTTAAAGAGGCAATAGAAGAAAAACCTAAAATTCTTTGCGATTACTCTATATTAACCATTGCCGTTTTAAAATCAGAAATAAAAGAGTTAATACAGAAAAATATTTATGTAAATCCACAAGGAGATTGGGATGAAGAAGTCGAATCACAAATATTAGCTTCCGTAATAGCTCTACGAAAAGCAATGAACAAGTTTTCCGTAAAACATGCGATTTCGTTTCACGGGAGTATCCTTAGAGCGGAAAAGTATAAAAAATATCAGGAGCTATTCAATTCAAATTTTTCAGACATTCCAATCCTAGAAAGTTTTCATGTATCAGGAAAAATGTCTACATCTTATAGAGATAAAATTATCAATGAATTTAAGAATTCGAATCTTGGTTTGATTACAAATGCAAAGTGTCTTACGGAAGGTGTTGATATTCCTGACATAGATAGTATTCTTTTTGCTGATCCAAGAAAAAGCACAATAGATATTATTCAAGCTGTAGGAAGAGCATTGCGACCATCGAAAGAAAAAGAAAATGCTTTTATTATTATTCCTCTTATAATAGATGAGAGCAATCCAAATTCTATCTTTGAATCGGAAGACTTTAAAGATGTATTAATGACATTACGAGCATTAGCCTCAAATGATGAAAGAATCATTGAATACTTTAGAGCAATTTCCCAAAAGAAAAGAAAAACAGGAAAAAGATCAATTTTTAATCTTGACATTGATATAACCTTATGGAAGCAAATTGATTTAGGAGAATTTGCGGATTCTATAGAATTAAAATGTTGGTCAAGACTGGCAAAGCTTTCATGGATGTCATTTGATGAAGCCAGAAAATTTATTCAATCTTTGAGGCTAACAAGCAATATGTCCTGGAGAGATTATTGCAATGGAAAGCTAACAGATAAAGTTCCAAAGCCACCGGATATTCCGTATAAGCTTGAACGAGAGTATAAAGATAAAGGCTGGATCAGTTGGGGTGATGTATTAGGAACAGGTAGAGTCGCTGATAATTTAAGAAAGTTTAAATCCTTTGAAGAAGCACTATCCTTTGTAAGAGCCTTGAATTTAAAGAGTCAAAATGAATGGAAATTATATTGCACCGGAAAATTAGAAGGCTATGAAAAAAAACCGAACGATATTCCTACAAGACCATATGTAACGTATAAAGAGGAAGGATGGGGTAGTTTTGGACATTGGCTAGGCACTGGATCTATTCACGGAAAACTAATGGGATACCTTTCATTTGAAGATGCTAGAAAATTTGTGCATAGCTTACAATTGAAGAGTCAATCAGAATGGTTTCAATATTGCCGCAATCAATTGAAAGGAAAAAAACCAAAGCCTGACACAATTCCAACGAAAGCCTATCGTACTTACAAAGATAAAGGATGGATCAATTGGGGGGATTGGTTAGGCACTGGAACAGTTTCTCCCAGCCTGATGGAATATTTACCTTATGATGATGCAAAAATTTTTGTCCATTCGTTAAAAATAAATAGTGCTAAAGAATGGGATGCGTATTGTGTAGGGAAGACTTCACACTTACCCAAAAAACCATCCAACATACCTGCAAATGCACGTGCAGTGTATCAAAACAAAGGATGGATAGATTGGGGTGATTGGCTTGGAACTGGACGGTCGAGAAAAAAGAAGTTATAA
- a CDS encoding class I SAM-dependent methyltransferase: MDEFIETSKTWNEIANMYEEKFMDFPLYNETYDYFCDNLPLNSSVLELGCGPGNITKYIYKKRNDLSIEGIDISSNMINLAKKNNPSCKFFVSDIRKFNASENKYSGIISGFSLPYLSISETENLIPKLFESLKKNGILYLSFVEGNPNDSGIKRGKDGRQLYFFYHDIEIISNILLKNKFKINKFFKLDYINNDKSVDKHIILSLKK; encoded by the coding sequence ATGGATGAATTTATAGAAACATCTAAAACTTGGAACGAAATCGCGAATATGTATGAGGAAAAATTTATGGATTTTCCTCTTTATAATGAAACTTATGACTACTTTTGCGATAACTTACCTTTAAACTCCTCGGTCCTCGAATTGGGATGTGGGCCTGGGAATATTACAAAGTATATTTATAAGAAACGAAACGACCTAAGCATTGAAGGTATCGATATCTCTTCAAATATGATTAATTTAGCAAAAAAGAATAATCCATCGTGTAAATTTTTTGTTTCCGATATTAGAAAATTCAATGCTTCAGAGAATAAATACAGCGGAATTATATCTGGTTTCTCACTTCCCTATTTGTCTATTTCGGAAACAGAAAATCTCATTCCAAAATTATTCGAATCTTTAAAAAAAAATGGTATTCTCTATTTAAGCTTCGTTGAAGGAAACCCTAACGATTCTGGAATTAAACGGGGTAAAGATGGTAGGCAACTTTATTTTTTTTATCATGATATTGAAATAATTTCAAATATACTTCTAAAGAATAAATTCAAAATTAATAAGTTTTTTAAACTAGATTATATAAATAACGATAAGAGTGTTGATAAACATATAATATTAAGCTTAAAGAAATAG
- the prfA gene encoding peptide chain release factor 1: MKDRLLKIQQKFLKIDEELSGPNLNSQKLKDLSKERARLTPIYEKVEEYFRTEKNLEDAKALITSESDSEMIAMLKGEVEESTNLLNSLTQELEVMLLPPDPNSGKNVLVEIRAGTGGEEAALFVADLFRMYTKYAEKKRMKYDLIDMAQTGLGGYKEIVFSIEDERAYDLFKFEPGAHRVQRIPTTEAGGRIHTSAVTVAVLPEAEETEIKIQENEIRVDVFRSSGPGGQSVNTTDSAVRITHIPTGLVVSCQDEKSQLKNKDKAMRILRARILEKQEEETKANSDALKKQMIGSGDRSERIRTYNYPQERLTDHRINFTSHNLSAILNGDMDELLNELVQADRIQRLQESKGT, from the coding sequence ATGAAAGATAGATTATTAAAAATTCAACAAAAATTCCTTAAGATAGACGAAGAACTATCAGGACCCAATTTAAACTCGCAGAAATTGAAAGATTTATCCAAAGAGCGAGCACGGCTTACTCCAATTTATGAGAAGGTTGAAGAATATTTTAGAACAGAAAAAAATCTAGAAGATGCAAAAGCACTCATAACAAGCGAAAGCGATAGTGAAATGATCGCAATGTTAAAGGGAGAAGTAGAAGAGTCTACAAATCTGTTAAACTCTCTCACACAGGAATTAGAAGTAATGTTACTTCCGCCCGATCCAAATTCTGGTAAAAATGTATTGGTCGAAATTCGCGCTGGGACCGGCGGAGAAGAAGCGGCGTTATTCGTTGCAGACTTATTTCGAATGTATACCAAATATGCCGAAAAGAAACGAATGAAATACGATCTTATTGATATGGCGCAGACAGGACTTGGTGGATATAAAGAAATCGTATTTTCTATTGAAGATGAAAGAGCATATGATTTATTCAAATTTGAACCCGGTGCACATAGAGTACAACGCATTCCTACAACAGAAGCAGGCGGGCGAATTCACACCAGTGCGGTTACTGTAGCCGTATTACCCGAAGCAGAAGAAACAGAAATCAAAATCCAAGAAAATGAAATTCGTGTAGATGTATTCCGTTCTTCCGGTCCCGGTGGTCAGTCTGTAAATACAACTGACTCCGCTGTGCGCATAACGCATATTCCAACTGGCTTAGTTGTAAGTTGTCAGGATGAAAAATCCCAATTAAAAAACAAAGACAAAGCAATGCGAATTCTACGCGCTCGTATTCTAGAAAAACAAGAAGAAGAAACAAAAGCAAACTCTGACGCTTTAAAAAAACAAATGATCGGATCAGGTGATCGCTCCGAACGAATCCGCACTTACAATTATCCCCAAGAGCGACTAACAGATCACCGAATTAATTTTACAAGTCATAATCTATCCGCTATACTCAACGGAGATATGGACGAATTACTAAATGAACTTGTTCAAGCAGATAGAATCCAGCGATTACAGGAAAGTAAGGGGACTTAA
- the sppA gene encoding signal peptide peptidase SppA, producing MYYILLFLFLPFRLIRFIYFLTFGLFHRGNHLLIEIPSKFASYRKTSIVEWVTGKDSEVLFLDFLNDLDLIAKSKRVKKVSFFINADLEFGMAEMSNIASMIEKIKTKGIETSGFASSGDIKSLYLLSFVQKRFSTPYSEFTVLLPAVESFFFGNLFKKLGVKVDSFASGPYKSFAESFNRNSFSIPAKDNLTMLIRSIKTQLLDAFYDNTKLESKILKRPILTSTYLKEIGFLNGFLEEENFRENFCNKDYEELDATGSNEIDTETSMSDVKFFNQKKNFRIFPKKKKKIVILPLKGNIGMGKKEEYEIKSDAIHAYPVLAALKNLREDKSIKGVILEIDSPGGSAFASELIYQEILKLRKNVKVYAYFQNVAASGGYYIASACDKIISNPFCITGSIGTVMIRPNLKKLYNKYGVSKQRIEFYPLREIFSEYGQLSPESKDFLTKEIKRVNGQFYERVMLSRKKNLNELESLAQGRVFTGKSFLASSMVDSTESFLGTVEELKKDLALEQTEIQYIPSIYSLKSMVREFRFGLSMLFNPKNILTALKADKGIQLKSEVAELIVNSWK from the coding sequence TTGTATTATATACTTTTATTTTTATTTCTCCCATTCCGCCTAATTCGGTTTATATATTTTTTAACATTTGGATTATTCCACCGAGGGAATCATCTCTTAATTGAAATTCCGTCTAAGTTTGCATCTTACCGAAAAACGTCTATCGTCGAATGGGTTACAGGAAAAGACTCAGAAGTCCTTTTCCTAGACTTTTTAAATGATCTCGATTTAATCGCAAAAAGTAAACGAGTAAAAAAAGTTTCCTTTTTTATCAATGCTGACCTAGAGTTCGGAATGGCAGAAATGTCAAATATCGCATCGATGATAGAAAAAATTAAAACAAAAGGAATTGAAACTTCTGGATTTGCATCGAGTGGAGACATTAAGTCTCTGTATTTACTTTCCTTTGTTCAGAAAAGATTCAGCACACCGTACAGTGAATTTACAGTTTTGTTACCTGCTGTAGAAAGTTTTTTCTTTGGAAATTTATTCAAAAAATTAGGAGTAAAAGTAGACAGTTTTGCTTCCGGACCGTATAAATCATTTGCAGAAAGTTTTAATCGTAACTCTTTTTCAATTCCCGCAAAAGATAATTTAACAATGCTTATCCGATCAATAAAAACGCAACTATTAGATGCGTTTTATGATAATACAAAATTAGAAAGTAAAATTTTAAAACGTCCAATATTGACATCTACATATTTAAAAGAAATTGGATTTTTAAATGGATTTTTAGAAGAAGAAAATTTTAGAGAGAATTTCTGTAACAAAGATTACGAAGAATTAGACGCTACAGGATCGAACGAAATTGATACTGAAACATCTATGTCAGATGTAAAATTTTTTAACCAAAAAAAGAATTTTCGGATATTCCCAAAGAAAAAGAAAAAAATTGTTATCTTACCCCTAAAAGGAAATATTGGAATGGGGAAAAAGGAAGAATACGAAATAAAGTCTGACGCGATTCACGCTTATCCAGTATTAGCTGCATTAAAAAATCTTAGAGAGGACAAGTCTATTAAGGGAGTTATTTTAGAAATAGATTCTCCCGGAGGTTCTGCATTTGCTTCCGAATTAATCTACCAAGAAATTTTGAAGTTAAGAAAAAATGTAAAAGTATACGCCTATTTCCAAAACGTAGCCGCATCCGGAGGATACTATATCGCATCCGCTTGTGATAAGATTATTTCTAACCCATTTTGTATTACTGGATCTATCGGTACAGTGATGATTCGACCCAATCTAAAAAAACTTTATAATAAATATGGAGTAAGCAAACAAAGAATAGAGTTTTATCCACTTAGAGAAATATTTTCCGAATACGGACAATTATCCCCTGAATCAAAAGATTTTTTGACGAAAGAAATCAAACGTGTAAATGGGCAGTTTTACGAAAGAGTAATGCTCTCGAGAAAGAAAAATTTAAATGAGTTGGAATCCTTGGCGCAAGGAAGGGTTTTTACTGGAAAAAGTTTTTTGGCTAGTAGTATGGTTGATTCAACTGAATCATTTTTAGGCACAGTAGAAGAACTTAAAAAGGATTTAGCTTTAGAACAAACTGAAATTCAATATATACCTTCTATTTATAGTCTAAAGTCAATGGTTCGAGAGTTTCGATTTGGATTAAGTATGTTGTTTAATCCAAAGAATATACTTACTGCGTTAAAAGCGGATAAGGGCATACAACTTAAAAGTGAAGTTGCGGAGCTAATAGTAAATAGCTGGAAGTAA